A single genomic interval of Bacillus smithii harbors:
- the polX gene encoding DNA polymerase/3'-5' exonuclease PolX produces MINNKKSVVRLLENIAIYMELKGENSFKVSAFRKAAAALEKDERGLNEIKDFTSIPGIGKATSSVIEEFIETGTSSVLEQLQQEVPKGLIPLLQIPGLGGKKISKLYQELGITNAEELKAACEKGEVQNLPGFGKKTEEKILAAIKQVGDRPERLPIWHMLELCEQIEKNLANIDGILQFSRAGSIRRLREMVKDLDFIIAAADPQKVADALIHLPGIKEVTAAGKTKVSVVLEDSYGVSVDFRIVEPEQFATALHHFTGSKDHNVRMRQLAKQRGERISEYGIENKETGETVTFSTEEDFYRHFGLPWIPPEIREDGTEVDHYRESLDLVRMEDLKGDMHMHTTWSDGAYSLEDMVEACRKKGYQYMAITDHSQYLKVANGLTPDRLKRQIEEIKKLNEKYTDIEVFSGIEMDILPDGTLDFDDELLSQLDFVIASIHSHFSQSRSTIMKRLRTALENPYVRLIAHPTGRLIGRRQGYDVDIDLLIEWAKETNTALELNANPHRLDLSADHLRKAQEAGVKFFINTDAHAVDQLRFMEIGVKAARKGWIKRENILNTLDAKQMKRFLQIP; encoded by the coding sequence ATGATCAACAATAAAAAAAGCGTTGTTCGGCTTCTGGAAAATATTGCGATCTATATGGAGCTGAAAGGGGAAAATTCCTTTAAAGTGTCCGCTTTTCGAAAGGCCGCGGCCGCCCTTGAAAAAGATGAACGCGGTTTAAATGAGATAAAAGACTTTACATCAATCCCCGGCATTGGAAAGGCTACTTCCAGTGTCATCGAGGAATTTATAGAAACGGGAACCTCCTCTGTTTTGGAACAATTGCAGCAGGAAGTGCCGAAAGGTTTAATTCCTCTTTTGCAGATTCCGGGTCTTGGAGGCAAAAAAATTTCCAAACTTTATCAAGAGCTTGGGATTACGAATGCGGAGGAACTTAAGGCCGCCTGTGAAAAAGGGGAGGTGCAAAATCTTCCTGGATTCGGGAAAAAAACGGAAGAAAAAATTTTAGCGGCCATAAAGCAAGTTGGCGATCGACCGGAACGACTACCCATCTGGCATATGCTTGAACTGTGCGAACAAATCGAGAAGAACCTTGCAAACATCGATGGAATCCTACAATTTTCCCGTGCCGGAAGCATTCGCAGGTTACGGGAAATGGTGAAAGATTTGGATTTTATCATCGCTGCGGCTGATCCACAAAAGGTTGCGGATGCACTGATCCATCTTCCGGGAATCAAAGAAGTAACAGCAGCCGGAAAAACGAAAGTGTCGGTTGTGCTTGAGGATTCATATGGTGTTTCGGTTGATTTCCGAATTGTGGAACCGGAACAATTTGCCACGGCGCTTCATCACTTTACAGGTTCAAAAGATCACAACGTTCGGATGAGACAGCTTGCCAAACAACGAGGAGAACGAATTAGCGAATATGGCATCGAAAACAAGGAAACAGGAGAAACTGTGACCTTTTCTACAGAAGAGGACTTCTACCGCCATTTTGGCTTGCCTTGGATTCCTCCTGAAATTCGAGAGGACGGAACCGAAGTCGACCATTATCGTGAAAGCTTGGATCTAGTGAGAATGGAAGATTTGAAAGGCGATATGCATATGCACACTACGTGGTCGGACGGGGCTTATTCCTTGGAGGATATGGTGGAAGCGTGCAGAAAGAAAGGGTATCAATATATGGCCATTACCGACCATTCCCAATATTTAAAAGTGGCAAACGGTTTAACGCCTGATCGGCTCAAGAGACAAATAGAAGAAATCAAAAAATTAAACGAAAAATATACGGATATTGAAGTTTTTTCCGGTATTGAAATGGATATTTTACCGGATGGAACGCTAGATTTCGACGATGAATTATTATCGCAGCTGGATTTCGTCATTGCATCCATTCATTCGCATTTTTCCCAATCCCGTTCTACTATTATGAAAAGGCTGCGGACGGCTTTGGAAAATCCGTATGTCCGATTAATTGCTCATCCGACTGGCCGACTGATTGGCAGAAGACAAGGATATGATGTCGACATCGATTTATTGATTGAATGGGCGAAAGAAACGAATACGGCTTTAGAATTGAATGCCAATCCGCACCGTTTGGATTTATCTGCGGATCATTTGCGAAAAGCTCAAGAAGCAGGTGTGAAATTTTTTATCAACACGGATGCCCATGCCGTTGACCAATTGCGGTTTATGGAAATCGGAGTGAAAGCGGCAAGAAAGGGCTGGATCAAACGGGAAAATATATTGAATACATTGGATGCAAAACAGATGAAACGCTTTTTACAGATCCCTTAA
- a CDS encoding long-chain-fatty-acid--CoA ligase has translation MTDKPWLKHYPEEIPATLSYEPIPIQSYLTRAAEEYAENTAIQFMGKKMTFLEVYESALKLAGYLRKIGVQKGDRVAIMLPNCPQSVIGYFGVLYAGGVVVQTNPLYMERELAYQMEDSGAKVIFTLDVLYPRVAKIMDKTDIEHVIVTAIKDYLPFPKNTIYSQMQKKQTGILVKVHHRGNIHLFDVVLKNETANEIDEDFDFEEDLALLQYTGGTTGFPKGVMLTHKNLVANASMIDAWLYKCRKGEESVLALLPFFHVYGMTAVMILSVMQAYKMIILPKFNVKTTLKTIEKERPTLFPGAPTMYIGLLNHPDISKYDLSSIKCCISGSAPLPLEVQKKFEEVTGGKLVEGYGLSESSPVTHANLLWGRKAEGSIGLPWPDTDAAILSLETGDPLPPHEIGELAVKGPQVMKGYWNRPEETAAVLRNGWLLTGDIGYMDEEGFFYIVDRKKDIIIAGGYNIYPREVEEVLYEHEAVQEAVVAGVPDPYRGETVKAYVVLKKGAVATEKELDAFVRKRLAAYKVPRIYEFREELPKTAMGKILRRALTEEEKENLGKNEKES, from the coding sequence ATGACGGATAAACCATGGCTTAAACATTATCCGGAGGAAATTCCTGCTACACTTTCATATGAGCCTATTCCGATTCAATCCTATTTAACTCGAGCAGCCGAAGAATATGCCGAGAACACGGCCATCCAGTTTATGGGGAAGAAAATGACCTTTCTAGAAGTGTATGAATCTGCTTTAAAGTTAGCGGGATATTTGCGCAAAATTGGCGTGCAAAAAGGAGACAGAGTGGCGATCATGCTTCCTAATTGTCCCCAAAGCGTGATCGGATACTTCGGTGTACTATACGCTGGTGGCGTCGTCGTACAGACAAATCCGCTCTATATGGAAAGAGAACTGGCATACCAAATGGAGGATTCAGGTGCAAAAGTGATTTTTACGCTGGATGTTCTTTACCCCCGAGTGGCGAAGATCATGGACAAGACGGACATTGAACATGTCATTGTCACAGCTATCAAAGATTATTTACCCTTTCCTAAAAATACTATCTATTCTCAAATGCAAAAAAAACAAACAGGAATATTGGTAAAAGTGCATCATAGAGGGAATATTCATTTATTTGATGTGGTTTTGAAAAACGAAACGGCGAATGAAATCGATGAAGATTTCGATTTTGAAGAAGATCTTGCTCTTTTGCAGTACACGGGGGGAACAACGGGATTCCCAAAAGGGGTCATGCTGACTCATAAAAACCTTGTTGCAAACGCTTCCATGATTGACGCTTGGCTGTACAAGTGCCGCAAAGGGGAAGAATCGGTATTGGCGCTGCTCCCATTTTTCCATGTTTATGGAATGACGGCTGTCATGATTTTATCCGTTATGCAAGCTTATAAAATGATTATATTGCCGAAATTTAATGTCAAAACGACACTAAAGACGATTGAAAAAGAACGTCCCACTTTGTTTCCCGGTGCGCCAACGATGTACATTGGTTTGCTCAACCATCCTGATATCAGCAAATATGATCTTTCCTCCATTAAATGCTGTATTAGCGGATCGGCTCCATTGCCGTTAGAAGTCCAGAAAAAATTTGAAGAAGTGACAGGCGGAAAATTAGTGGAAGGTTACGGATTAAGCGAATCTTCTCCTGTTACCCATGCCAATTTACTGTGGGGCAGAAAGGCGGAAGGAAGCATAGGGCTCCCTTGGCCGGATACAGATGCAGCTATTTTATCGCTGGAAACCGGAGATCCGCTTCCCCCTCATGAAATTGGCGAGTTGGCTGTAAAGGGGCCGCAAGTGATGAAAGGGTACTGGAATCGTCCCGAGGAGACAGCGGCCGTTTTGCGAAACGGCTGGCTTTTGACAGGGGATATCGGTTACATGGACGAAGAAGGATTTTTTTACATCGTCGACCGCAAGAAAGATATCATTATTGCAGGAGGCTATAATATTTATCCTCGCGAGGTGGAAGAAGTTCTGTACGAACATGAAGCGGTTCAGGAAGCTGTCGTAGCCGGGGTTCCGGATCCTTACCGTGGGGAAACTGTCAAGGCCTATGTTGTACTGAAAAAAGGCGCGGTTGCAACGGAAAAAGAGTTGGATGCTTTTGTCAGAAAACGTTTGGCAGCCTATAAAGTACCACGAATTTACGAGTTTCGGGAAGAATTGCCGAAAACCGCAATGGGAAAAATATTGCGGCGTGCTCTTACAGAAGAAGAAAAAGAAAATTTAGGCAAAAACGAAAAAGAAAGCTGA
- the trxA gene encoding thioredoxin, which translates to MAIVKATDQTFDSETSSGLVLADFWAPWCGPCKMIAPVLEEIDAEMNDKLKIVKLDVDENQETARKFGVMSIPTLFLFKDGEIVDKVIGYQPKEALTELINKHA; encoded by the coding sequence ATGGCTATTGTTAAAGCTACTGATCAAACATTTGATTCTGAAACAAGCAGCGGTCTTGTTTTAGCTGATTTTTGGGCTCCGTGGTGCGGACCTTGTAAAATGATTGCTCCAGTTTTGGAAGAAATTGATGCAGAAATGAATGATAAATTAAAGATCGTGAAACTGGACGTGGATGAAAACCAAGAAACGGCCAGAAAATTCGGTGTTATGAGTATCCCGACTTTATTCTTGTTTAAAGATGGAGAAATAGTGGATAAAGTCATCGGATATCAACCGAAAGAAGCGTTAACTGAACTCATTAATAAACACGCTTAA
- a CDS encoding electron transfer flavoprotein subunit alpha/FixB family protein, which translates to MARKVLVLGEVREGALRNISFEALSAGKTIAEGGEVVGVIIGDSIKNLGEQLIHYGADRVVVVENEQLKQYTPDGYAQAFLAVVESEKPDGIVFGHTALGKDLSPKIASKLNTGLISDATAVEIAGGNIVFTRPIYSGKAFEKKIVTDGIVFATVRPNNIIPLEKDESRTGEVTSVQADIKDIRTVVKEVVRKASEGVDLTEAKVIVSGGRGVKSAEGFKVLKELADVLGGAVGASRGACDAGYCDYSMQIGQTGKVVTPDLYIACGISGAIQHLAGMSNSKVIVAINKDPEANIFSVADYGIVGDLFQVVPILTEEFKKLKIASS; encoded by the coding sequence ATGGCACGAAAAGTGTTGGTATTAGGAGAAGTTCGTGAAGGAGCACTCAGAAACATTTCGTTTGAAGCTTTGTCTGCGGGTAAAACAATAGCGGAAGGCGGAGAAGTAGTTGGCGTCATCATAGGTGATTCGATAAAAAACTTAGGGGAACAGCTTATCCATTACGGAGCGGATCGAGTGGTTGTGGTTGAGAATGAACAATTAAAACAATATACACCAGATGGATATGCTCAAGCTTTTTTGGCAGTGGTCGAATCAGAAAAGCCAGATGGCATTGTTTTTGGCCATACGGCACTGGGGAAAGATTTGTCCCCTAAGATCGCCAGCAAACTGAATACAGGGCTGATTTCCGACGCGACGGCGGTCGAAATTGCAGGGGGAAACATCGTCTTTACTCGCCCGATATATTCGGGAAAAGCGTTTGAAAAGAAAATAGTCACGGATGGAATCGTTTTTGCTACAGTCCGCCCGAATAATATTATACCTCTTGAAAAAGATGAATCCCGGACCGGCGAAGTCACATCTGTTCAAGCCGATATTAAAGACATACGCACCGTGGTAAAAGAAGTGGTGCGGAAAGCGAGCGAAGGAGTAGATTTAACGGAAGCTAAAGTGATTGTTTCCGGGGGACGCGGCGTAAAAAGCGCAGAGGGCTTTAAAGTGCTGAAAGAACTGGCGGATGTCCTTGGCGGTGCGGTGGGAGCTTCTCGAGGAGCGTGTGATGCGGGATATTGCGACTACTCTATGCAAATTGGACAAACGGGAAAAGTGGTTACGCCTGATCTTTATATTGCTTGCGGCATATCGGGAGCCATTCAGCATTTGGCCGGGATGTCCAACTCAAAAGTGATTGTAGCCATTAATAAAGATCCGGAAGCAAATATTTTCAGCGTAGCCGACTACGGAATCGTTGGAGACTTGTTTCAAGTAGTGCCGATATTGACAGAAGAATTCAAAAAATTAAAGATAGCTTCTTCGTAA
- a CDS encoding electron transfer flavoprotein subunit beta/FixA family protein, which yields MNIFVLLKRTFDTEEKITITNGSIDEEGAEFIINPYDEYAVEEAIQIRDAHGGEVTVVTVGGEESEKQLRTALAMGADKAVLINVEDDLEDGDQFTTAKILAEFLKDKEADVILAGNVAIDGGSGQVGPRVAELLGIPYVTTITEIEIKGTQAKLIRDVEGDSEVIETSLPLLVTAQQGLNEPRYPSLPGIMKAKKKPLDELELDDLDLEEEDVEPKTKTIEVFLPPKKETGKILEGDLSDQVKELVQLLHTEAKVV from the coding sequence ATGAACATCTTTGTGTTGTTAAAAAGAACGTTTGACACGGAAGAAAAAATCACGATTACCAATGGATCCATTGATGAAGAGGGTGCGGAATTCATCATCAATCCATATGATGAATACGCCGTTGAAGAAGCTATTCAAATCCGTGATGCTCACGGCGGAGAAGTGACTGTTGTAACCGTCGGAGGCGAAGAAAGTGAAAAACAACTGCGCACTGCTCTTGCGATGGGAGCTGACAAAGCGGTTTTAATCAATGTTGAAGACGATTTAGAAGACGGGGACCAATTTACAACGGCGAAAATTTTGGCTGAATTTTTAAAAGATAAAGAGGCGGATGTGATTTTAGCGGGGAATGTGGCGATAGACGGCGGCAGCGGGCAAGTGGGGCCGCGTGTAGCAGAACTATTAGGCATTCCATATGTGACAACGATCACTGAGATTGAAATAAAGGGGACGCAAGCAAAATTGATCCGTGATGTGGAAGGGGATTCGGAAGTCATTGAAACTTCCCTGCCGTTGCTCGTAACGGCACAGCAAGGATTAAACGAACCTCGTTATCCGTCGCTTCCCGGAATCATGAAAGCGAAGAAAAAGCCGCTTGATGAATTAGAACTGGATGATTTGGATCTTGAAGAAGAGGATGTTGAACCAAAAACGAAAACGATTGAAGTGTTTCTGCCTCCAAAAAAAGAAACAGGAAAAATATTGGAAGGCGATTTAAGTGATCAAGTAAAAGAGCTGGTTCAATTGCTGCATACGGAAGCAAAAGTAGTGTAA
- a CDS encoding CvpA family protein: MLDLLLALFLISGIVIGLKRGLISQLFHMTSSILALIAAYAAHDAVAARLSGLFPAPSLDGNGSSGLLFFAHAVNVDKLFYGAIAFVIIFVAVKIALSFLASMLSIVANLPVIRQFNMIGGGILGFLEIYVVLLVLIVLGTFLPVDSIQAQLQQSVIAGAMINHTPIVSDYVKQLIAFNPTTL, from the coding sequence ATGCTTGATTTGCTTCTGGCTCTTTTTCTCATCAGCGGTATTGTGATCGGCTTAAAACGCGGGTTGATTAGCCAGCTTTTCCATATGACCAGTTCGATTCTCGCTCTAATCGCGGCTTATGCTGCGCATGATGCTGTCGCAGCAAGGCTTTCCGGATTATTTCCTGCTCCTTCATTGGATGGAAACGGCAGCAGCGGCCTTCTCTTTTTTGCCCATGCTGTCAACGTGGATAAATTATTTTATGGAGCCATTGCCTTTGTGATTATTTTTGTTGCTGTCAAAATCGCTCTTTCCTTTTTAGCTTCCATGCTCAGCATTGTGGCCAATCTGCCCGTTATTCGTCAGTTCAACATGATCGGCGGGGGAATCCTCGGTTTTTTAGAAATATATGTTGTTTTGCTTGTGCTCATCGTTCTAGGCACATTCCTCCCGGTTGACAGTATTCAAGCTCAGCTGCAGCAATCTGTCATTGCCGGAGCGATGATCAACCATACGCCGATTGTTTCGGACTATGTGAAACAGCTGATTGCATTCAACCCAACAACGTTGTAA
- a CDS encoding endonuclease MutS2, giving the protein MNKKVLATLEFDKIKQQLEQHASSSLGIEKIDALFPSADFSEVVHWQEETDEAATVLRVAGHAPLDGLHNIRPHVKRAKIGGLLNGEELIQIAGTIYSGRMMKKFIAELVENGEKLPILSEQTEQIPVLTELEHDIKRAVDENGEILDSASSTLREVRSQIRIHEGRIRERLESMIRSKNAQKMLSDAIVTIRNDRYVIPVKQEYRHHYGGIVHDQSSSGQTLFIEPESIVQLNNQLKQLKLKEQEEIEKILRELSAKVQENADELLVIVQVMGDLDFIFAKAKLAKSMKASKPLMNREGYIRIHQARHPLLPIEEAVPNDIELGKDYTAIVITGPNTGGKTVTLKTIGLLTLMAQSGLQIPAQEGSEMAVFHSVFADIGDEQSIEQSLSTFSSHMVNIVDILKEVTGESLVLFDELGAGTDPQEGAALAISILDEVLEVGARVVATTHYPELKAYGYNRDGVINASVEFNVETLSPTYRLLIGVPGRSNAFEISERLGLNHKIIERARQYTGDDTNEVENMIASLERSRKLAEKEEQEARDYLKSAEKLLKDLQNQMQEFYEKKEEMYSRAEREASKIVEKAKEEAEEIIRHLRKLRLEKNAEVKEHELIEARKRLSDAMPEIDKKTPQPKAKRSRSFMPGDEVKVLSFGQKGTILEKVDGNEWLVQVGILKMNVNESDLEYIPLQKKVDPKPLATVKGKDYHVGLELDLRGERYEDALIKVEKYIDDAVLAGYPRVSIIHGKGTGALRKGVQELLKRHRSVKSIRLGEAGEGGSGVTVVELK; this is encoded by the coding sequence TTGAATAAGAAAGTATTGGCAACGTTAGAATTTGATAAAATTAAGCAACAATTGGAACAGCACGCCTCTTCTTCATTGGGAATTGAAAAAATCGACGCTCTCTTTCCTTCTGCTGATTTTTCTGAAGTGGTTCACTGGCAGGAGGAAACGGATGAAGCGGCAACCGTTTTACGAGTAGCAGGACATGCTCCTCTAGATGGGCTGCATAATATCCGTCCACACGTGAAAAGAGCCAAAATCGGGGGATTGCTCAATGGCGAAGAATTGATTCAAATTGCTGGAACGATATACTCAGGACGGATGATGAAAAAGTTTATCGCCGAACTGGTTGAAAACGGGGAAAAGTTACCGATTTTATCAGAACAAACAGAACAGATCCCTGTGTTGACGGAGCTGGAGCATGACATTAAACGCGCTGTCGATGAAAACGGAGAGATCTTGGATTCTGCCAGTTCGACATTAAGAGAGGTCCGTAGTCAAATCAGGATTCATGAAGGAAGAATTCGCGAACGTCTGGAAAGCATGATTCGATCCAAAAATGCGCAGAAAATGCTTTCGGATGCCATCGTTACGATTCGGAATGATCGCTACGTCATCCCGGTGAAACAAGAATATCGCCACCACTATGGCGGGATTGTCCATGATCAGTCATCTTCAGGACAAACTCTCTTTATTGAACCGGAATCGATTGTTCAATTAAATAACCAATTAAAGCAATTGAAGCTGAAAGAACAGGAAGAAATCGAAAAAATTTTAAGAGAGTTGTCGGCGAAAGTACAGGAAAATGCCGATGAACTGCTGGTCATTGTTCAAGTGATGGGTGATTTGGATTTTATTTTTGCCAAAGCGAAATTGGCCAAGAGCATGAAAGCCTCTAAACCGTTGATGAATCGAGAAGGATATATAAGGATTCATCAAGCGCGTCATCCCTTGCTGCCGATAGAGGAAGCTGTACCCAACGATATTGAACTGGGGAAAGATTATACAGCGATCGTCATTACCGGACCGAATACCGGAGGAAAAACCGTTACGCTGAAAACCATCGGTCTTTTAACGTTAATGGCACAATCCGGTCTGCAAATACCGGCTCAGGAAGGTTCGGAAATGGCCGTTTTTCATTCCGTATTTGCCGATATCGGGGATGAACAATCCATTGAACAGAGCTTAAGTACATTTTCTTCCCATATGGTGAATATTGTAGACATTTTAAAGGAAGTGACGGGGGAGAGCTTGGTGCTGTTTGATGAACTCGGAGCAGGGACTGATCCACAGGAAGGAGCGGCTCTTGCCATTTCGATCTTGGATGAAGTGCTTGAAGTAGGGGCCAGGGTAGTGGCAACCACCCACTATCCTGAATTGAAAGCCTATGGATACAACCGAGACGGAGTCATCAATGCCAGTGTTGAGTTTAATGTGGAAACATTAAGCCCAACTTATCGTTTGCTCATCGGCGTTCCCGGACGCAGCAACGCTTTTGAAATTTCCGAGCGTTTAGGATTAAATCATAAGATCATTGAACGGGCAAGACAATATACGGGTGACGATACAAACGAAGTAGAAAATATGATTGCTTCTTTAGAGAGAAGCAGAAAATTAGCCGAAAAAGAAGAACAAGAGGCAAGAGATTATTTAAAATCGGCTGAAAAGCTTTTAAAAGATTTGCAAAACCAGATGCAAGAGTTTTATGAGAAAAAAGAAGAAATGTACAGCCGCGCTGAAAGAGAAGCCTCCAAAATTGTCGAAAAGGCGAAAGAAGAAGCGGAAGAAATCATTCGCCATTTAAGAAAACTGCGCTTGGAAAAGAATGCAGAAGTAAAAGAGCATGAATTGATCGAAGCGAGAAAGCGGTTGTCTGATGCCATGCCGGAGATAGACAAAAAAACACCGCAACCAAAAGCGAAAAGGAGCCGTTCCTTTATGCCGGGAGATGAAGTAAAAGTGTTGTCCTTCGGTCAAAAAGGAACGATACTCGAAAAAGTCGACGGGAACGAATGGCTCGTTCAAGTCGGCATTTTAAAAATGAATGTCAATGAATCGGATCTTGAATACATTCCTTTGCAAAAAAAGGTCGATCCGAAACCGTTGGCTACCGTAAAGGGAAAAGATTATCATGTGGGCTTAGAACTGGATTTGCGCGGGGAACGCTATGAAGATGCTTTGATAAAAGTAGAAAAATACATTGACGATGCCGTATTGGCCGGATATCCGCGTGTTTCCATTATTCACGGGAAAGGAACAGGGGCTTTAAGAAAAGGAGTACAAGAGCTGTTGAAGCGTCATCGATCAGTGAAAAGCATCCGTCTCGGAGAAGCGGGGGAAGGCGGCAGCGGCGTCACAGTGGTTGAACTGAAGTAA
- a CDS encoding enoyl-CoA hydratase, giving the protein MEYLSWQRQGNVAEVILDRPPANALANEVISELDLLLDELENEQNVRVVLIYGKGRFFSAGADIKEFATVKDGKKFSSLASHGQQVFNRIEHFSKPVIAAIHGAALGGGLELAMSCHIRLVTENSKLGLPELSLGLVPGFAGSQRLPRYVGTGKAAEMLFTSEPISGSEAVQWGLANDVCKEEELLPRARELAAKIAKKSPLSLKAAIELLNYSKQGDFQKGMEKEAEWFGKVFESKDGQEGIKAFIEKRAPVFKGE; this is encoded by the coding sequence ATGGAATATCTTTCATGGCAACGACAAGGAAATGTGGCGGAAGTGATTTTGGATCGCCCGCCTGCAAACGCTTTAGCGAATGAGGTCATTTCAGAATTGGATTTGCTCTTGGATGAATTGGAGAACGAGCAGAATGTCCGAGTGGTACTTATTTACGGAAAAGGGAGATTTTTTTCCGCGGGAGCGGATATTAAGGAATTTGCAACTGTCAAAGATGGCAAAAAATTTTCTTCTCTCGCTTCTCATGGGCAGCAAGTGTTTAATCGCATTGAACATTTCTCCAAACCTGTAATTGCCGCTATTCATGGAGCGGCATTGGGCGGAGGTTTGGAATTAGCCATGAGCTGCCACATTCGCCTTGTGACGGAAAATAGCAAATTAGGTTTACCGGAGCTTAGCCTTGGGTTAGTCCCTGGTTTTGCCGGCTCCCAGCGACTGCCTCGTTATGTCGGTACCGGAAAGGCAGCCGAGATGCTTTTTACAAGTGAACCGATTTCGGGAAGTGAAGCGGTTCAATGGGGGCTTGCCAACGATGTTTGCAAGGAGGAAGAACTTCTACCGCGGGCACGGGAATTAGCAGCAAAAATTGCGAAGAAGAGTCCGCTTTCACTGAAAGCGGCTATTGAACTATTAAATTATTCCAAGCAAGGCGATTTTCAAAAAGGGATGGAGAAAGAAGCTGAATGGTTCGGCAAAGTTTTTGAATCGAAAGATGGGCAAGAGGGGATAAAAGCTTTTATCGAAAAACGAGCTCCTGTTTTTAAAGGAGAGTAG
- a CDS encoding TetR/AcrR family transcriptional regulator — protein sequence MRRNKPKYHQIIDAAVITIAENGYHQTQVSKIAKQAGIADGTIYLYFKNKEDILISLFQEKMANFIEKIKEVIAGKQTAAEKIFMMIENHFRILSQNPKLAVVTQLELRQSNQELRRRINNVLKEYLDFIEQILREGVESGEFAPDLDTRIARQMLFGTIDEIATTWVMNKQKYDLVALTPTVAKLLLKGFLGEK from the coding sequence TTGAGAAGAAACAAACCGAAATACCATCAAATCATTGACGCGGCCGTGATTACGATTGCCGAAAACGGTTATCATCAAACACAAGTTTCAAAGATCGCCAAGCAGGCGGGAATAGCCGACGGCACCATTTACTTGTATTTTAAAAATAAAGAAGACATTTTAATTTCATTGTTTCAAGAAAAAATGGCGAATTTCATCGAAAAAATTAAAGAAGTCATAGCAGGGAAACAAACGGCTGCAGAGAAAATATTCATGATGATAGAAAATCATTTTCGAATTCTTTCTCAAAACCCGAAATTGGCAGTAGTAACGCAGCTGGAACTAAGGCAGTCCAATCAAGAATTACGCCGACGCATCAATAATGTGTTGAAAGAATATTTAGATTTTATAGAGCAAATTCTTCGCGAAGGAGTGGAAAGCGGGGAATTTGCTCCTGATCTTGATACTCGCATAGCTCGTCAAATGCTGTTTGGGACGATCGATGAAATCGCTACAACATGGGTCATGAACAAACAAAAATATGACCTTGTGGCTCTCACACCAACTGTAGCCAAACTGTTATTAAAGGGGTTTTTAGGAGAAAAATGA
- the zapA gene encoding cell division protein ZapA: protein MSERKKNRITVDIYGQQYVIVGEESASHIRHVAELVDEKMREINSKNPSLDTSKLAVLTAVNAIHDYVKLQEEYLRLKEEFNKLKGDDNA, encoded by the coding sequence TTGTCTGAAAGGAAAAAAAACCGAATTACCGTTGACATATATGGACAGCAGTACGTCATTGTTGGCGAGGAATCAGCCAGTCATATTCGGCATGTCGCAGAGCTGGTCGATGAAAAAATGCGCGAAATCAACTCCAAGAATCCTTCCCTTGACACTAGTAAATTAGCGGTTTTAACAGCCGTTAATGCCATACATGATTATGTAAAACTCCAAGAAGAATATCTCCGTTTGAAAGAAGAATTCAATAAGTTAAAGGGTGATGACAATGCTTGA